A region of Phalacrocorax carbo chromosome 7, bPhaCar2.1, whole genome shotgun sequence DNA encodes the following proteins:
- the DTYMK gene encoding thymidylate kinase isoform X1 has product MAGRRGALIVLEGVDRAGKSTQGWRLVEALRADGHRADLLRFPERTTEIGRLISSYLAKEKNLEDHTVHLLFSANRWEHVPLMKEKLHQGITLVVDRYAFSGVAFTSAKENFCLDWCKQPDIGLPKPDLILFLQLSLEEAAERGNFGNERYENSSFQEKVLQSFYHLMKDKTLNWKTMDASKSIEDLHREIKSVAEETMQEVQNKPLGELWK; this is encoded by the exons ATGGCGGGCCGGCGCGGGGCGCTGATCGTGCTGGAGGGGGTGGACCGCGCCGGGAAGAGCACGCAGGGCTGGCGGCTGGTGGAGGCGCTCCGGGCCGACGGGCACAGAGCCGACCTCCTCCGCTTCCCGG AGAGAACAACAGAGATCGGGCGGCTGATCAGCTCCTACCTGGCGAAGGAGAAGAACCTAGAGGACCACACCGTTCACCTGCTCTTCTCTGCAAATCGCTGGGAACATGT ACCGTTGATGAAAGAGAAACTACATCAAGGGATCACGCTTGTGGTTGACAGATACGCCTTTTCTGGAGTGGCCTTCACAAGTGCCAAAGAG AACTTCTGCCTGGACTGGTGCAAACAGCCTGATATTGGACTCCCAAAGCCAGACCtgattctgtttcttcagttaAGCCTGGAGGAAGCAGCAGAACGAGGGAACTTTGGAAATGAACGTTATGAGAACAGCTCCTTCCAAGAGAAAGTTCTACAGTCTTTCTATCATCTGATGAAGGACAAGACGTTAAACTGGAAG ACAATGGACGCTTCAAAGAGCATAGAAGACTTGCACAGAGAAATCAAGTCCGTTGCAGAGGAAACCATGCAGGAGGTTCAGAATAAGCCTTTGGGAGAACTGTGGAAGTAA
- the ING5 gene encoding inhibitor of growth protein 5 isoform X3, which yields MGRRSKCCPELLLPKGRPSVLRVCPPVVCGRLVCRGPGFTCLSRGSRGIENLPCELQRNFQLMRELDQRTEDKKAEIDNLAAEYIEAVKHMLPEERVEHLKKIQSAYSKCKEYSDDKVQLAMQTYEMVDKHIRRLDADLARFEADLKDKLEGSDFENPGSRSLKKGRSQKDKRGSRGRGRRTSEEDTPKKKKIKGG from the exons ATGGGAAGAAGGAGCAAATGCTGCCCTGAGCTGCTCTTGCCAAAGGGGCGTCCATCTGTCCTGAGGGTCTGTCCGCCTGTTGTGTGTGGGAGGTTGGTCTGTAGAGGACCAGGGTTTACCTGCCTGTCACGGGGGAGCAGAG GTATTGAAAACCTGCCGTGCGAACTGCAGAGGAACTTCCAGCTGATGCGGGAGCTGGATCAGAGAACAGAAG ataagaaagcagaaattgaCAACCTTGCAGCAGAATACATCGAAGCAGTGAAGCACATGTTACCTGAGGAGCGAGTGGAACACCTGAAGAAAATCCAGAGTGCCTACAGCAAATGTAAAGAGTACAGCGATGATAAAGTCCAGCTGGCCATGCAGACATACGAGATG GTGGATAAGCATATCCGCCGGCTGGATGCAGACTTGGCACGGTTTGAAGCAGATCTGAAAGATAAACTGGAAGGCAGTGACTTTGAAAACCCTGGATCTCGAAGCCTGAAAA AGGGACGAAGTCAGAAAGACAAAAGAGGCTCTCGTGGTCGAGGCAGGCGAACATCTGAAGAAGATAcgccaaagaaaaagaaaatcaaaggaGGGTAA
- the DTYMK gene encoding thymidylate kinase isoform X2: protein MAGRRGALIVLEGVDRAGKSTQGWRLVEALRADGHRADLLRFPERTTEIGRLISSYLAKEKNLEDHTVHLLFSANRWEHVPLMKEKLHQGITLVVDRYAFSGVAFTSAKENFCLDWCKQPDIGLPKPDLILFLQLSLEEAAERGNFGNERYENSSFQEKVLQSFYHLMKDKTLNWKTN from the exons ATGGCGGGCCGGCGCGGGGCGCTGATCGTGCTGGAGGGGGTGGACCGCGCCGGGAAGAGCACGCAGGGCTGGCGGCTGGTGGAGGCGCTCCGGGCCGACGGGCACAGAGCCGACCTCCTCCGCTTCCCGG AGAGAACAACAGAGATCGGGCGGCTGATCAGCTCCTACCTGGCGAAGGAGAAGAACCTAGAGGACCACACCGTTCACCTGCTCTTCTCTGCAAATCGCTGGGAACATGT ACCGTTGATGAAAGAGAAACTACATCAAGGGATCACGCTTGTGGTTGACAGATACGCCTTTTCTGGAGTGGCCTTCACAAGTGCCAAAGAG AACTTCTGCCTGGACTGGTGCAAACAGCCTGATATTGGACTCCCAAAGCCAGACCtgattctgtttcttcagttaAGCCTGGAGGAAGCAGCAGAACGAGGGAACTTTGGAAATGAACGTTATGAGAACAGCTCCTTCCAAGAGAAAGTTCTACAGTCTTTCTATCATCTGATGAAGGACAAGACGTTAAACTGGAAG ACAAACTGA